The following proteins come from a genomic window of Micromonospora echinofusca:
- a CDS encoding branched-chain amino acid ABC transporter permease, with translation MTGFLQNTFNGLVSGAFYALLALGLAVIFGMLRVVNFAHGAFYMLGAFGAYVLLTEAGVPFWAALVIMPVGLALVGMALERALIHRLTRLDPLYNFLLTFGLTLILQDLVKLRYGVQSSPYETPSALAGSVDFGLFDFPTYRVFILGFAVAVCVGVWWVLTRTRIGMVVRASTERPELTRAFGIDVGRWVTPVFGFGIGLAGLAGVLAAPMRAVNPLMGADLIIVVFAVVVIGGLGSIFGSVAAGFGIGLVQAWGEAYLSDVPIVSQTIVFIVMAVVLLWRPAGLFGREEAPA, from the coding sequence ATGACCGGCTTCCTGCAGAACACGTTCAACGGGCTGGTGAGCGGGGCGTTCTACGCCCTGCTCGCCCTCGGGCTCGCCGTCATCTTCGGCATGCTGAGAGTCGTCAACTTCGCCCACGGGGCGTTCTACATGCTGGGTGCCTTCGGCGCGTACGTGCTGCTCACCGAGGCGGGCGTGCCGTTCTGGGCGGCGTTGGTGATCATGCCGGTGGGGCTGGCCCTGGTCGGCATGGCCCTGGAGCGGGCCCTCATCCACCGGCTCACCCGGCTCGACCCGCTCTACAACTTCCTGCTCACCTTCGGCCTGACGCTCATCCTCCAGGACCTGGTTAAGCTCCGCTACGGTGTGCAGTCCAGCCCGTACGAGACCCCGTCCGCGCTCGCCGGGTCGGTCGACTTCGGGCTCTTCGACTTCCCCACCTACCGGGTCTTCATCCTCGGCTTCGCGGTCGCCGTCTGCGTCGGCGTCTGGTGGGTGCTCACCCGCACCCGGATCGGCATGGTGGTCCGGGCGTCGACCGAGCGGCCCGAACTGACCCGGGCCTTCGGCATCGACGTCGGGCGCTGGGTCACCCCGGTCTTCGGCTTCGGCATCGGCCTCGCCGGTCTCGCCGGGGTGCTGGCCGCGCCGATGCGGGCCGTGAACCCGCTGATGGGCGCCGACCTGATCATCGTGGTCTTCGCGGTGGTGGTGATCGGCGGGCTGGGCTCGATCTTCGGGTCCGTCGCCGCCGGCTTCGGCATCGGCCTCGTACAGGCGTGGGGCGAGGCGTACCTGTCCGACGTCCCGATCGTGTCGCAGACGATCGTCTTCATCGTGATGGCCGTCGTGCTGCTCTGGCGCCCGGCCGGGCTGTTCGGCCGTGAGGAGGCACCGGCATGA
- a CDS encoding branched-chain amino acid ABC transporter permease, translated as MTSTVDTATDAGRPAPRSGLVAVTRAPAWLRYALLAVGLLVAFWLPNGLYPAVAVDILCWALFAVAVDLLLGFTGLMSFGHAAFWGASAYVTGLTAIHLGLPFPAAVLAGALAAALLAVPIGYLAVKRTGIYFAMVTLAFAQLVYYVANEWRSVTRGENGLQGVPRELFGLDLTDDYYFYYAILPIVLLGLAAAWRIVHSPFGRVLVGIRDNPARARALGYPVHRYKLTAFVLSGFIAGLGGGLFAVGHRFVSLDVLHWTTSGKAVIVVVLGGIGTLWGGVLGAGILVRLEDWLSFSGFEAIGLVTGGIFVLVVLVFRRGIWGSAAALATRWSASRRR; from the coding sequence ATGACGAGCACCGTCGACACCGCGACCGACGCCGGCCGACCGGCGCCGAGGTCCGGGCTGGTCGCCGTGACCCGGGCCCCCGCCTGGCTCCGGTACGCGCTGCTCGCCGTCGGGCTGCTGGTGGCGTTCTGGCTGCCCAACGGGCTCTACCCGGCGGTGGCGGTGGACATCCTCTGCTGGGCGCTGTTCGCCGTCGCCGTGGACCTGCTGCTCGGCTTCACCGGGCTGATGTCCTTCGGGCACGCGGCGTTCTGGGGCGCCTCCGCGTACGTCACCGGGCTGACGGCCATCCACCTCGGCCTGCCGTTCCCGGCGGCCGTGCTGGCCGGGGCGCTCGCCGCCGCCCTGCTCGCGGTGCCGATCGGCTACCTGGCGGTGAAGCGGACGGGCATCTACTTCGCCATGGTCACCCTGGCGTTCGCGCAGCTGGTCTACTACGTGGCCAACGAGTGGCGCTCCGTCACCCGCGGCGAGAACGGCCTCCAGGGCGTGCCGCGCGAGCTGTTCGGGCTGGACCTGACCGACGACTACTACTTCTACTACGCGATCCTGCCGATCGTGCTGCTCGGACTGGCCGCCGCCTGGCGGATCGTGCACTCGCCGTTCGGCCGGGTGCTGGTCGGCATCCGCGACAACCCGGCCCGCGCCCGCGCGCTCGGCTACCCGGTGCACCGCTACAAGCTGACCGCGTTCGTGCTGTCGGGCTTCATCGCCGGGCTCGGCGGCGGGCTGTTCGCCGTCGGCCACCGCTTCGTCTCCCTCGACGTGCTGCACTGGACCACCTCGGGCAAGGCGGTCATCGTGGTGGTGCTCGGTGGCATCGGCACCCTCTGGGGCGGGGTGCTCGGCGCGGGCATCCTGGTCCGCCTGGAGGACTGGCTGTCGTTCTCCGGGTTCGAGGCGATCGGCCTGGTCACCGGCGGCATCTTCGTCCTCGTCGTACTCGTGTTCCGGCGCGGCATCTGGGGCAGCGCCGCGGCCCTCGCGACGCGCTGGTCGGCGTCCCGCCGCCGTTAG
- a CDS encoding helix-turn-helix domain-containing protein — translation MSVMSSPVEFLELLAREAAAVEFEGPLIAARAAGVPPERLAELEQAKTVALRVRALLERRRRREVELSGLYDTVSDLAGLRDLDDVLRAIVHRARNLLGADVAYMTLDDDERGDTYMRVTDGSVSARFQQLRLPMGAGLGGLVAQSGAPYVTANYPEDDRFHHTGEIDAGVGEEGLVAILGVPLRLGSTSIGVLYAANRSARPFVREEVALLVSLAAHAAVAIDTARLLAETRAALEELSAANTTIRAHSSSVERAAAAHDRMTALVLRGGGVEDVASAVTDVLGGALLALDAEGRLLARVGEIEEPDRADMVEAVAASRTEGRSVRRGRLWYAAVVAGAENLGALVLRPDDELVDADQRILERASLVTALLLLFRRTVAEAEGRVRGELLDDLIARPLRDTDALRSRARRLGVDLDAPHVLVAVGDDAIAATGSARQRVLSWATTYASTRGGLAAARDGRVVLMLPGRDAGGSARAVARDLSRVTGRPVTAGASGPSTGPASLAATFAEAERCLTALGALGRSGQGASTAELGFVGLLLGAVGDGGDKDVNRFLTATVGPVVDYDARRGTALVKTLEAYFGVGGSLARAAELLHVHVNTVTQRLERVGQLLGADWQKPERALEVQLALRLHRLRTPAA, via the coding sequence GCGGTGGAGTTCGAGGGGCCGCTCATCGCCGCGCGCGCCGCCGGCGTGCCGCCGGAGCGGCTCGCCGAGCTGGAGCAGGCCAAGACGGTGGCGCTGCGGGTCCGCGCGCTGCTGGAGCGTCGCCGCCGCCGGGAGGTCGAGCTCTCCGGGCTGTACGACACGGTCAGCGACCTGGCCGGGCTGCGCGACCTGGACGACGTGCTGCGCGCGATCGTGCACCGGGCGCGCAACCTGCTCGGCGCGGACGTGGCCTACATGACCCTCGACGACGACGAACGCGGCGACACCTACATGCGGGTCACCGACGGCTCGGTCTCCGCCCGCTTCCAGCAGCTGCGGCTGCCGATGGGCGCCGGCCTCGGCGGCCTGGTGGCCCAGTCCGGCGCCCCGTACGTCACCGCGAACTACCCGGAGGACGACCGCTTCCACCACACCGGCGAGATCGACGCCGGGGTGGGCGAGGAGGGCCTGGTGGCCATCCTCGGGGTGCCGCTGCGGCTCGGCTCGACCTCGATCGGGGTGCTCTACGCGGCCAACCGCTCCGCCCGGCCGTTCGTCCGGGAGGAGGTGGCGCTGCTGGTGTCCCTCGCCGCGCACGCGGCGGTGGCGATCGACACCGCGCGGCTGCTCGCGGAGACGCGGGCGGCGCTGGAGGAGCTGTCGGCGGCGAACACCACGATCCGCGCGCACAGCAGCTCGGTGGAGCGGGCCGCGGCGGCGCACGACCGGATGACCGCGCTGGTGCTGCGCGGCGGCGGCGTGGAGGACGTCGCCTCAGCGGTCACCGACGTGCTCGGCGGGGCGCTGCTGGCGCTCGACGCGGAGGGCCGGCTGCTGGCCCGGGTCGGCGAGATCGAGGAGCCGGACCGGGCGGACATGGTGGAGGCGGTGGCCGCGTCGCGTACGGAGGGCCGCAGCGTGCGCCGGGGCCGGCTCTGGTACGCGGCCGTGGTGGCCGGTGCGGAGAACCTGGGCGCGCTGGTGCTGCGCCCCGACGACGAGCTGGTCGACGCCGACCAGCGGATCCTGGAGCGGGCGTCGCTGGTGACGGCGCTGCTGCTGCTGTTCCGGCGTACCGTCGCCGAGGCGGAGGGGCGGGTCCGGGGCGAGCTGCTCGACGACCTGATCGCCCGGCCGCTGCGGGACACGGACGCGCTGCGCAGCCGGGCCCGCCGCCTCGGGGTGGACCTGGACGCCCCGCACGTGCTGGTGGCGGTCGGCGACGACGCGATCGCCGCGACCGGCTCGGCCCGGCAGCGGGTGCTCTCCTGGGCCACCACGTACGCCTCGACGCGCGGCGGGCTGGCGGCGGCCCGCGACGGGCGGGTGGTGCTGATGCTGCCCGGGCGGGACGCGGGCGGCAGCGCGCGGGCGGTGGCCCGGGACCTGTCGCGGGTGACCGGGCGGCCGGTGACCGCCGGGGCGAGCGGCCCGTCGACGGGTCCGGCGTCGCTGGCCGCGACGTTCGCCGAGGCGGAGCGGTGCCTGACCGCCCTCGGTGCGCTGGGCCGCTCGGGGCAGGGGGCGAGCACGGCCGAGCTGGGCTTCGTCGGGCTGCTGCTGGGCGCGGTCGGTGACGGGGGCGACAAGGACGTGAACCGGTTCCTGACCGCCACCGTCGGGCCGGTCGTCGACTACGACGCCCGGCGGGGCACCGCGTTGGTGAAGACGCTGGAGGCGTACTTCGGGGTGGGCGGCAGCCTGGCGCGCGCCGCCGAGCTGCTGCACGTGCACGTCAACACCGTCACCCAGCGGCTGGAGCGGGTCGGGCAGCTGCTCGGCGCGGACTGGCAGAAGCCGGAGCGGGCGCTGGAGGTGCAGCTGGCCCTGCGCCTGCACCGCCTGCGTACGCCCGCCGCCTGA
- a CDS encoding SPFH domain-containing protein: MPFGFTVAIIFTVGLAISGLLALAAPSRPTKRTATLAALGCLVGAVVFIVGSSAHSVPIRSVGIVTSFNKPTGKVTGSGLKWVAPWHKVGEWDAGRQKYDHIGGEDCVRVRTGTLADACVEVLVEWQVKPENAPKQFMDYKGDFDSFRGQRVGVQLDSAVNDAFATYNPLEKIDANTGNLNVDLKPFAESIKSSAETRLSSDVDILSVTITRVNHDDKTEGNIKAFQDKLAQTRNLEQDRKNAAIQKQITETNAKVDKVSRCLEIAERNGSNPGLCINPGIVTGAK, translated from the coding sequence ATGCCCTTCGGCTTCACTGTTGCGATCATCTTCACCGTCGGTCTGGCGATCTCCGGCCTGCTCGCCCTCGCCGCCCCGAGCAGGCCCACCAAGCGCACCGCCACCCTGGCGGCACTCGGCTGCCTCGTCGGCGCGGTCGTGTTCATCGTCGGCTCCAGCGCCCACTCCGTGCCGATCCGCTCGGTCGGCATCGTCACCAGCTTCAACAAGCCGACGGGCAAGGTCACCGGCTCGGGCCTGAAGTGGGTCGCCCCCTGGCACAAGGTCGGCGAGTGGGACGCGGGCCGGCAGAAGTACGACCACATCGGCGGCGAGGACTGCGTCCGGGTCCGCACCGGCACGCTCGCCGACGCCTGCGTCGAGGTGCTCGTGGAGTGGCAGGTCAAGCCGGAGAACGCGCCGAAGCAGTTCATGGACTACAAGGGCGACTTCGACAGCTTCCGGGGCCAGCGGGTGGGCGTGCAGCTCGACAGCGCCGTCAACGACGCCTTCGCGACGTACAACCCGCTGGAGAAGATCGACGCGAACACCGGCAACCTGAACGTGGACCTGAAGCCCTTCGCCGAGAGCATCAAGTCCAGCGCGGAGACGCGGCTCTCCAGCGACGTCGACATCCTGTCGGTCACGATCACCCGGGTCAACCACGACGACAAGACCGAGGGCAACATCAAGGCGTTCCAGGACAAGCTCGCCCAGACCCGCAACCTGGAGCAGGACCGCAAGAACGCCGCCATCCAGAAGCAGATCACCGAGACGAACGCGAAGGTCGACAAGGTGTCGCGGTGCCTGGAGATCGCCGAGCGCAACGGCAGCAACCCCGGCCTCTGCATCAACCCGGGGATCGTCACCGGCGCCAAGTGA
- a CDS encoding ABC transporter substrate-binding protein: protein MGMRRTVGVAAASAAVVLVAGCGGGGPRSGGDQKLTGGRIVLGVLNDQSGAYSELSGKNSVKAVQMAIADFKARHGDKAVTGDITVETADHQNKPDIANSKAQEMYDRQGVDLILDVPTSSAALRVADVAKEKKKLYFNIGAATTDLTGKSCNRYTFHYAYDTYMLANGTGKVTTEQVGRNWYILYPNYAFGQDMEKSFSTAITAAGGQVVGKDGAPFPNTSGDFSTFLLKAPTLNPKPQVLGTMQAGAELVNVVKQYNEFKLRDKGVGLAVGLMFITDIHSLTPAALAGTTYTDAWYWNFDAKNREFADRFQSETGTRPSFAHAANYSAATQYLEAAQTAGTDDADAIVKELEGKEVDDVFLRNGKFRAEDHRVVHDAYLAQVKPQSEVSEPWDYVKVLKTIPAAEAFRAPSADCKM from the coding sequence ATGGGCATGCGTAGGACGGTGGGTGTGGCCGCCGCTTCGGCGGCGGTGGTGCTGGTCGCGGGCTGCGGCGGCGGTGGTCCCCGGTCGGGCGGCGACCAGAAGCTGACCGGCGGCAGGATCGTGCTGGGCGTGCTCAACGACCAGTCCGGCGCGTACTCCGAGCTGTCCGGCAAGAACTCGGTCAAGGCCGTGCAGATGGCCATCGCCGACTTCAAGGCCAGGCACGGCGACAAGGCGGTGACCGGCGACATCACCGTGGAGACCGCCGACCACCAGAACAAGCCCGACATCGCCAACAGCAAGGCCCAGGAGATGTACGACCGCCAGGGCGTCGACCTGATCCTCGACGTGCCCACCTCGTCGGCGGCGCTGCGGGTGGCCGACGTGGCGAAGGAGAAGAAGAAGCTCTACTTCAACATCGGCGCCGCGACCACCGACCTGACCGGCAAGAGCTGCAACAGGTACACGTTCCACTACGCGTACGACACCTACATGCTGGCCAACGGAACGGGCAAGGTCACCACCGAGCAGGTCGGCAGGAACTGGTACATCCTCTACCCGAACTACGCCTTCGGCCAGGACATGGAGAAGAGCTTCTCCACCGCCATCACCGCCGCCGGCGGGCAGGTCGTCGGCAAGGACGGGGCGCCGTTCCCGAACACCAGCGGCGACTTCTCCACCTTCCTGCTCAAGGCGCCGACGCTCAATCCGAAGCCGCAGGTGCTCGGCACCATGCAGGCGGGCGCCGAGCTGGTCAACGTGGTCAAGCAGTACAACGAGTTCAAGCTGCGGGACAAGGGCGTCGGGCTGGCCGTCGGCCTGATGTTCATCACCGACATCCACTCGCTCACCCCGGCCGCGCTCGCCGGTACCACCTACACCGACGCCTGGTACTGGAACTTCGACGCGAAGAACCGCGAGTTCGCCGACCGGTTCCAGTCCGAGACCGGTACCCGGCCGTCCTTCGCGCACGCGGCCAACTACTCCGCCGCGACGCAGTACCTGGAGGCCGCGCAGACCGCCGGCACCGACGACGCCGACGCGATCGTCAAGGAGCTGGAGGGCAAGGAGGTCGACGACGTCTTCCTGCGCAACGGCAAGTTCCGCGCCGAGGACCACCGGGTCGTCCACGACGCCTACCTCGCCCAGGTGAAGCCGCAGTCCGAGGTGAGTGAGCCGTGGGACTACGTCAAGGTCCTCAAGACCATCCCCGCCGCCGAGGCGTTCCGCGCCCCGTCGGCGGACTGCAAGATGTGA
- a CDS encoding ABC transporter ATP-binding protein, whose amino-acid sequence MLRIENLSAWYGEAQVLREVSLDVAAGEVVTLVGRNGAGKSTLLRCVMGLHAGQRGTVELDGRDVGRLPAYRRARLGLGWVPDDRGSYATLSVTENLTLPPRVGPDPWSLERVYEAFPALHQRRDSAATMLSGGEQQMLALARVLRMGARLLLCDEPTEGLSPLLVRQVGDLLREAKRHGVTVLLVEQNLHFATGVADRHYLLAEGRVVEAMDNSEVRSRERELLSYLGI is encoded by the coding sequence ATGCTGCGCATTGAGAACCTGTCCGCCTGGTACGGCGAGGCGCAGGTGCTGCGGGAGGTCAGCCTCGACGTCGCCGCAGGCGAGGTGGTCACCCTCGTCGGGCGCAACGGCGCCGGCAAGTCCACCCTGCTGCGTTGCGTGATGGGCCTGCACGCCGGCCAGCGCGGCACGGTGGAGCTGGACGGGCGCGACGTCGGGAGGCTGCCCGCGTACCGGCGGGCGCGGCTGGGGCTCGGCTGGGTCCCCGACGACCGGGGCAGCTACGCCACGCTGAGCGTGACGGAGAACCTCACCCTGCCGCCGAGGGTCGGCCCCGACCCGTGGTCGCTGGAGCGCGTGTACGAGGCGTTCCCCGCCCTGCACCAGCGGCGCGACTCGGCGGCCACCATGCTCTCCGGCGGCGAGCAGCAGATGCTCGCGCTGGCCCGGGTCCTGCGGATGGGCGCCCGGCTGCTGCTCTGCGACGAACCGACCGAAGGGCTCTCCCCGCTGCTCGTGCGGCAGGTCGGTGACCTGCTGCGCGAGGCCAAGCGGCACGGGGTGACCGTGCTGCTGGTCGAGCAGAACCTGCACTTCGCGACCGGCGTCGCCGACCGGCACTACCTGCTGGCCGAGGGACGCGTCGTGGAGGCGATGGACAACTCCGAGGTGCGCTCCCGGGAGCGGGAGCTGCTGTCGTACCTCGGCATCTGA
- a CDS encoding transcriptional regulator — protein MLTDPMPVEAVETARKHLSLAAEDLDANRIAALVVEAADEWGAAALWEQVCVPMLAALPGHTAIEVAVEHALAEGVRVGLDVFRRVPGRPLPTGGVLLAGAEQETHCLGLHALAAALRERTRGSLLLGPALPWTALASAARRVRPRIVVLWAQTPVTGRAYRLVRFARDFPAIQVYGAGPGWIEPLGDPATRLSALPAAVAACSAPLLP, from the coding sequence GTGCTGACAGATCCCATGCCGGTCGAAGCCGTCGAGACCGCGCGCAAGCATCTCTCCCTGGCCGCCGAGGACCTCGACGCCAACCGGATCGCCGCGCTCGTCGTCGAGGCGGCCGACGAGTGGGGCGCGGCGGCGCTGTGGGAGCAGGTCTGCGTGCCGATGCTGGCCGCGTTGCCCGGGCACACCGCCATCGAGGTCGCCGTCGAGCACGCCCTTGCCGAGGGCGTGCGCGTCGGCCTGGACGTGTTCCGGCGCGTACCGGGCCGCCCCCTGCCCACCGGCGGCGTGCTGCTGGCCGGAGCCGAGCAGGAGACGCACTGCCTCGGCCTGCACGCCCTCGCCGCCGCGCTGCGCGAGCGCACGCGGGGCAGCCTGCTGCTCGGACCGGCCCTGCCGTGGACGGCGCTCGCCAGCGCCGCCCGCCGCGTCCGGCCGCGCATCGTCGTGCTCTGGGCGCAGACGCCGGTCACCGGGCGCGCGTACCGCCTGGTGCGCTTCGCCCGCGACTTCCCGGCGATCCAGGTGTACGGCGCCGGCCCGGGCTGGATCGAGCCGCTCGGCGACCCGGCGACCCGACTGTCGGCGCTGCCCGCCGCCGTCGCCGCCTGCTCCGCGCCGCTTCTGCCCTGA
- a CDS encoding TetR/AcrR family transcriptional regulator, which produces MSDMTSPADAPRPPGRPRSVRADEAIVEATLDLLADGSTIEAISIEAIAARAGVGKATIYRRWPGKEALLRDALRRLKGTPPEPAGHSVRDDLILLVGAVGHHIDPRAARIMPCLVPEVNRSPEQYQLYQNIIEPRREMMREVLRRGVRRGELRADLDVEVVMAMLTGPMLVQRVMRWHPDLDEPTLPQRIVDGVLDGIRAH; this is translated from the coding sequence ATGTCCGACATGACTTCCCCCGCCGACGCTCCCCGGCCCCCCGGGCGGCCGAGGAGCGTCCGCGCGGACGAGGCGATCGTCGAGGCCACCCTCGACCTGCTCGCCGACGGCAGCACGATCGAGGCGATCTCGATCGAGGCGATCGCCGCCCGCGCCGGGGTCGGCAAGGCCACCATCTACCGCCGCTGGCCCGGCAAGGAAGCGCTGCTGCGCGACGCCCTGCGGAGGCTCAAGGGCACCCCGCCGGAGCCTGCCGGCCACTCGGTGCGCGACGACCTGATCCTGCTGGTCGGGGCGGTCGGGCACCACATCGACCCACGGGCGGCGCGGATCATGCCCTGCCTGGTGCCGGAGGTCAACCGCAGCCCCGAGCAGTACCAGCTCTACCAGAACATCATCGAGCCCCGGCGCGAGATGATGCGCGAGGTGCTGCGGCGCGGCGTGCGCCGCGGCGAGCTGCGCGCCGATCTCGACGTCGAGGTGGTCATGGCGATGCTGACCGGCCCGATGCTGGTGCAGCGCGTCATGCGGTGGCACCCCGACCTCGACGAGCCGACCCTGCCGCAGCGCATCGTCGACGGCGTACTGGACGGCATCCGCGCCCACTGA
- a CDS encoding ABC transporter ATP-binding protein, giving the protein MAGRALLSARGLTRDFRGFRAVDGVDLDIAAESVHALVGPNGAGKTTLFNLLTGFLRPSGGRIELDGRDITGLPPERVARLGVARSFQITSLFPQLCAREHVELALQSRSGLGWRFWRSAKLMRRYTDRAGELLDMVGLAELSEAPAEALAYGRKRALELAIALALDPKVLLLDEPTAGMGLEDVDRTVELVARVRRGRTVVLVEHNMSVVGRLADTVTVLQAGKVLVEGPYEQVRADERVITAYLGAADAAH; this is encoded by the coding sequence ATGGCCGGGCGAGCGCTCCTGTCGGCCCGCGGGCTGACCCGTGACTTCCGGGGCTTCCGGGCGGTGGACGGGGTCGACCTCGACATCGCGGCGGAGAGCGTCCACGCGCTCGTCGGCCCGAACGGCGCCGGGAAGACCACCCTCTTCAATCTGCTCACCGGCTTCCTGCGGCCCAGCGGCGGACGGATCGAGCTGGACGGCCGCGACATCACCGGGCTGCCCCCGGAGCGGGTCGCCCGGCTGGGCGTGGCCCGGTCGTTCCAGATCACCAGCCTCTTCCCGCAGCTCTGCGCCCGGGAGCACGTCGAGCTGGCGTTGCAGAGCCGCAGCGGGCTGGGCTGGCGGTTCTGGCGCTCGGCGAAGCTCATGCGCCGCTACACGGACCGGGCCGGCGAGCTGCTCGACATGGTCGGCCTGGCCGAGCTGTCCGAGGCCCCCGCCGAGGCGTTGGCGTACGGGCGCAAGCGGGCGCTGGAGCTGGCCATCGCCCTCGCCCTGGACCCGAAGGTGCTGCTGCTCGACGAGCCGACCGCCGGGATGGGCCTGGAGGACGTCGACCGCACCGTCGAGCTGGTCGCGCGGGTGCGGCGGGGCCGGACGGTGGTGCTGGTCGAGCACAACATGAGCGTCGTCGGGCGGCTCGCCGACACCGTCACCGTCCTACAGGCCGGCAAGGTCCTCGTCGAGGGCCCGTACGAGCAGGTGCGCGCCGACGAGCGCGTCATCACCGCCTACCTGGGAGCCGCCGATGCTGCGCATTGA
- a CDS encoding MFS transporter: MPPHEHTGHPRRWAILGVLVISLLVVVLDNTILNVALRTLADPVHGLGASQGELEWSINSYTLVFAGLLFTFGVLGDRAGRKRFLLIGLVLFGLASVLSAYAQSPAQLIAARALMGVGGAAIMPVTLSIISNVFDPRERGRAIGVWAGAVGLAVAIGPILGGALLEHYWWGSVFLINAPVVVLGVVLVALLVPESRDPDPGRVDVVGVLLSVVGLVALTYGIIDGGEHGFGRPVVWAAIVGGLAVLAWFVAYERRSDHPSLDVRLFRVPRFAAPVAIVGLIFFAATGVMFFSSFYLQLVRGFSPLETGLLYLPFAAAQLIFAPSSAAMVRRYGGRAVATVGLALTVTALGVFAFVDATTPIWVVLVVFFLQGTGMANIMPPATESIMSALPREKAGVGSAVSNTIRQVAGALGVAVLGSVLSAVYRADVDSALRDLPAGAGEAAGESISGAYAAAGQLGPAGPQLIAVADDAFLAAMHWAAGLAAATAALGIVVVLRWMPGRPAARPGEPAPVGEAELAGTA, from the coding sequence ATGCCGCCGCACGAGCACACGGGACACCCGAGGAGGTGGGCGATCCTCGGGGTGCTGGTGATCAGCCTGCTCGTGGTCGTCCTGGACAACACGATCCTCAACGTCGCGCTGCGTACGCTCGCCGACCCGGTGCACGGCCTCGGCGCGAGCCAGGGCGAGTTGGAGTGGTCGATCAACTCCTACACGCTGGTCTTCGCCGGCCTGCTGTTCACCTTCGGCGTCCTCGGCGACCGCGCCGGGCGCAAGCGCTTCCTGCTGATCGGCCTGGTGCTCTTCGGGCTGGCGTCGGTGCTGTCGGCGTACGCGCAGAGCCCCGCGCAACTGATCGCGGCCCGCGCGCTGATGGGTGTCGGCGGTGCGGCCATCATGCCGGTCACGCTCTCGATCATCTCCAACGTGTTCGACCCCCGCGAGCGGGGCCGGGCGATCGGCGTCTGGGCCGGCGCGGTCGGCCTGGCCGTGGCCATCGGCCCGATCCTCGGCGGCGCCCTGCTGGAGCACTACTGGTGGGGCTCGGTGTTCCTGATCAACGCGCCGGTGGTGGTGCTCGGCGTGGTGCTGGTGGCGCTGCTCGTGCCGGAGTCGCGGGACCCGGATCCGGGCCGCGTCGACGTCGTCGGCGTACTGCTGTCGGTGGTCGGGCTCGTGGCGTTGACGTACGGCATCATCGACGGCGGCGAGCACGGCTTCGGCCGCCCGGTGGTCTGGGCCGCGATCGTCGGCGGGCTGGCGGTGCTGGCCTGGTTCGTGGCGTACGAGCGGCGCAGCGACCACCCGTCGTTGGACGTACGGCTGTTCCGGGTGCCCCGCTTCGCCGCTCCGGTGGCCATCGTCGGGCTGATCTTCTTCGCCGCGACGGGCGTCATGTTCTTCAGCTCGTTCTACCTGCAACTGGTGCGCGGGTTCAGCCCTCTGGAGACCGGCCTGCTCTACCTGCCCTTCGCCGCGGCCCAGCTCATCTTCGCCCCGAGCAGCGCGGCGATGGTCCGCCGCTACGGCGGCCGGGCGGTCGCGACGGTGGGGCTGGCGCTGACCGTGACCGCGCTCGGCGTGTTCGCCTTCGTCGACGCGACCACTCCGATCTGGGTGGTGCTGGTCGTCTTCTTCCTCCAGGGCACCGGGATGGCCAACATCATGCCCCCGGCCACGGAATCGATCATGTCCGCGCTGCCCCGGGAGAAGGCCGGCGTCGGTTCGGCGGTCAGCAACACGATCCGGCAGGTGGCCGGCGCGCTCGGCGTGGCGGTGCTCGGGTCGGTGCTCTCCGCGGTCTACCGGGCCGACGTCGACTCCGCCCTGCGGGACCTGCCCGCCGGTGCGGGCGAGGCGGCCGGCGAGTCCATCTCCGGCGCGTACGCCGCCGCGGGTCAGCTCGGGCCGGCGGGCCCGCAGCTGATCGCGGTCGCCGACGACGCCTTCCTGGCCGCGATGCACTGGGCGGCGGGCCTCGCCGCCGCGACCGCCGCCCTCGGCATCGTGGTGGTGCTGCGCTGGATGCCCGGCCGTCCCGCCGCGCGACCGGGGGAGCCGGCGCCGGTGGGGGAGGCCGAGTTGGCCGGCACCGCCTAG